From Amphiura filiformis chromosome 20, Afil_fr2py, whole genome shotgun sequence, a single genomic window includes:
- the LOC140142270 gene encoding alpha-1B adrenergic receptor-like yields MEPILVLRIAKTVIGLFGILGNGLVCLVIYRVKEMHSLTNGLICNQAAIDFLSCLFMLLHSNIPNPPSVPSGLAGKLYCQLWIAPVMLFSLLVASTFSLISITLERYVAIVYPFQYLILFTRRKTIVLICCVWIVAFGYKLNDMARYDMENGHCVTKTVSWKTALGLVQFCVQYFLPLSVMMFAYGHIMIMLRKSEQATARNVGSTFQNRGPAQARQSDASQANNEVTSSTAPVAESLSQGLRRARQNTFKTLLIVYLAFLVCWTPNQFIFLFWNLGLPVDNSSVVYRLTTIMASSNSAINFIIYALKYRQFRRGVRRLFGCPNDIDVAATTYTHNSVVPVK; encoded by the coding sequence ATGGAACCTATACTGGTGTTACGGATAGCAAAGACAGTCATCGGTTTGTTTGGCATATTGGGTAATGGTCTAGTTTGTTTAGTTATATACCGTGTAAAAGAAATGCACAGTCTAACAAATGGTTTGATATGTAATCAAGCCGCCATAGATTTTCTATCCTGCCTGTTTATGTTATTGCATTCAAACATACCAAATCCACCATCTGTGCCAAGTGGTCTGGCAGGGAAGCTATACTGTCAATTATGGATTGCACCTGTTATGTTATTCTCCCTTCTCGTTGCCTCAACTTTCAGTCTCATAAGCATAACTCTAGAGCGTTATGTTGCAATTGTTTATCCGTTTCAATATCTGATATTATTTACTCGTCGGAAGACTATTGTTTTAATCTGCTGTGTTTGGATTGTTGCTTTTGGGTATAAACTTAATGACATGGCCCGGTATGATATGGAAAATGGTCATTGCGTAACCAAAACTGTCTCTTGGAAGACAGCACTCGGACTTGTCCAGTTTTGTGTGCAGTACTTTCTGCCCCTGTCGGTGATGATGTTCGCGTATGGACATATAATGATCATGCTGAGAAAGAGTGAACAAGCTACTGCAAGAAATGTAGGATCTACGTTTCAGAATCGTGGTCCTGCCCAGGCCCGTCAGTCAGATGCTTCCCAGGCTAATAATGAGGTGACAAGCAGTACGGCTCCGGTTGCCGAAAGTTTAAGCCAAGGTTTACGAAGAGCTCGTCAGAACACATTCAAGACACTTCTCATTGTTTATCTCGCTTTCTTGGTTTGCTGGACTCcaaatcaatttatttttctCTTCTGGAATCTTGGCCTTCCAGTTGATAACAGTAGTGTAGTATATCGTCTCACTACAATTATGGCATCGAGTAACTCTGCTATTAACTTTATCATTTACGCTTTGAAATACAGACAGTTTCGTAGAGGTGTTCGACGTCTTTTCGGATGTCCGAATGACATTGATGTTGCAGCGACCACTTACACTCATAATTCAGTGGTACCCGTAAAATAA